The sequence below is a genomic window from Deltaproteobacteria bacterium.
GCGGTCGCGGTGAAGATCGCTCTAGCACCGGACGGAGGCGAGAACATCGCACCCGAGTACGACGATTGCCGCCGTCTGGCGAGCGAGCGGCAGGTGCCGCTCAAGACCGTGTATCAGGCGGCAGTAGCGGCGTACCGGCAGCACAGGTGAGTCGGACTCCCGTCCATGTTCTGCGGTCTACTTCAACGCTCAGCAGTCACGAAGCTCAAATCAACGCAGGCGTCGAAGATGCTTGCCAGGCGCACTCGGTCTGCTGCCGTCTCGCTGATTTGGCCCAGCCACGGGACCACACCCAACGGAGCCCCAAGTAGCTCCGCCAGCAACGCAAGGTTGGTTGCGGCGGCGAGGTCAGCGGCCGGCCCCAGGGCGTTGACCACGTAGCCGGCGACGGTCAGGCCGGTGATCTGCGCGTAGCGCATCGTCAGCAGCGCGTGGTTGATAGCCCCCAGCTTGTTGCCCACCACCACCAGTAACCGGGCGTCCAGCCGGCCACAGAGGTCGGCGTAAGTGAACCCGCCGCACAGTGGCACCAGGAGCCCGCCGGCACCTTCGACGAGTACGACATCATGCTCGGCCCTCAAGTTGTCACAGGCCGAGAGGATGGCCTCGATCGAGATCGGCCGGCCGGCCCGCTCAGCGGCCATCCGCGGCGCCAGCGGCTCGGCATAGCGGTACGGGCAGATCGTGGCTTCGCTGGTCCTGCAATCGGAAAAGAACGCGAGCCGGCGAGCGTCGGCGGGCACAAGCTGGCCGTCGGCTCCGGGGAGGCAGCCGGTCTCGGCCGGCTTGAGCACGCCGACGCGATGGCCACGAGCCGATAGCGCCGCGGCCAAACCCGCCGCCACCGTGGTCTTGCCAACCCCGGTGTCCGTTCCTGATATGTTGATGATCCTGGCTGACACGGGCTCGCCCAGTCACGAGCCCATCTATCAAAAGAAGCGTGCGAGAGGGAGACGAGGCAAGACGCCTCAGGCGAACAGGCTGAAGGCAACCCAGCTGATAGCCCCCCAGAGGGCCAAGCTGATGACCATACCCGACAGGAATCCCATGAAAGGCACCGGAATCCGGTCCACCTCCTCGGCCTCCTCGATCTGTGCCCAATATGCGTCCGCAAGCGAACTCTGCATAGCTGACCTCCGCAAGTGCTACGGAAGCACAGCAAGAGGCATGCCCCCATAAGGTTGCTTGGACGGCCACCATCCGGGGCACGTAAAGTACAGTTGTGATCGTCCGGCCCCGTGAAAATTTTGTCTAATTCGTCCCAAACGGCGATAGCTTGTCAGCCCAGACTGCCGCATAGCGGCTCACCGGTCACCTCAGCAATCGCCTGCCGCACGACGCCGCACAGTGTCACGAGTTCGTCCTCGGTAATGCTCAAAGGCGGCATCAGGACGATCGCGTCGGCCAGCGGTCGGAGGATCACGCCTAACCGGCGCGCACGTTCGGCGACACGAGCCCCGACACGCTCGCCGGCCGCATAAGGTATGCGTCGGGCCTCCTCGCGCACTAGTTCGATACCGACCATCAGCCCCCACTGGCGGATGTCCCCGACGTGAGCCAGCCCAGCGACCTGGCGGTCGAGCAAGTCGCTCAGCTGGGCAGAGCGCAAGTCGGCGCGCGCCACCACGCCTTCGCGCGCAAAGACTTGCAGGTTTTCTACCGCTACAGCGCAGGCCAATGGATTGCCCGTATAGGTGTGGCCATGGAAGAACTGCTTATGCTCTGCATAAGAACCAAGAAATGCCCGGAAGATCTCCTCGGTCGTTAGCGTGGCCGCCAGCGGCAAGTAGCCACCGGTGATACCCTTGCCGAGACAGAGGATGTCGGGGCTGACTCGGTCGTGCTCGACGGCAAACATGCGTCCGGTCCTCCCGAAGCCGGTGGCCACTTCGTCGCAAATCAACAAGGCCCCGTAACGGCGTGTCAGCTCGCGCAACCCGGCGATATAGCCGCGTGGCTGTGCCCACATCCCGGCGGCGCCTTGCATCATTGGCTCGATGATCAGCGCTGCGATTCGCTTGCCGCAGCGCGCGAACAGGTCCTCGGCTTCGGCCAGCGCCAGCACCAACGCGCGCTCGGGCGACTCCTGCCGGTGCCAGCGAAAGACGTGTGGTGGGTTCAACCGCTGGCAGGGAAACAGCAGCGGCCGGAAGTGATGGTGAAAGGTTTCGGAGTAGCCGACGCTAACTGCACCGAGAGTATCGCCGTGGTACGACTCGGTGAGCGAAACAAAGGTGTCGCGTTCCGGCGCGCCGGTTAGGCGCCGGTATTGGTAGGCGATCTTGAGAGCGATCTCGACGGCGGTGGCGCCGGAGTCGGAGTAGAAGACCCGCGTCAGCCCGGCAGGGGCAATGCCGACCAATTGCTGCGCCAGCTCGATGGCCGGTACGTTCGACAGCCCCAGCATGGTCGAGTGGGCGACGCGGTCCACCTGCGCACGAAGAGCCGCATCCAGCTCGGGCTTGCGATGGCCATGAACATTGCACCACAGCGACGACACCCCATCGAGGTAGCGGCGTCCGTGGATGTCGATGAGGTAGTTGCCCTCGGCCCGCTCGATGACCAGCGGCGGCGCTGCCAGCCACTCCTGCATCTGGGTAAATGGGTGCCAAAGGTGGGCGTGGTCCCAGCGTTCGAGTTCGCCCGCAGTCGGCCGCGCGGAGGTCATGCCGGCACCGCGGCCCGCGACTCCCCGAGGCGGGCGAAGGCGGCCAGCGCCCGGTCGAGGTCCGCGGGCTGATGTGTGGCCATGGTGGTGGCGCGCAGCCTGGCAGTACCGGCTGGGACCGTTGGTGGGCGAATGCCTTGGACAAAGACCCCCACTGCCAGCAGCTGTTCGCACCGCGACATAGTCTCGCCCGAATCGCCGATCCACACCGGTACGATCGGGGTACCGGTTGCGGGGACGCGATAGCCGAGTTGTTGCAGACCCGCCGCCAGCCGCGCGGCATTAGCCAGAGCGCGCTGGCGGCGCTGTGGTTCGGTTTCGACCAGGGTCAAGGCGGCGGCCGCGGCGGCCACAATCGGGGGGGGCAAAGCGGTGGTGTAGATGAAACTGCGGGCACGGTTGACCAAGAGATCGATCAGCTTCCGAGTGCCGGTGACGAAGGCACCGAAGGTGCCCAGCGCTTTACCCAGCGTCCCCATTTGCACGCCGATGCGATCGCTGACACCCAACAGCTCGGCCACGCCTGCACCGTGGGGGCCGAGCACGCCGGTAGCGTGGGCTTCGTCGGCCATGACCATGGCGCCGTAGCGCTCGGCCAGGTCGCAAATCTCCCGCAGCGGCGCGATGTCCCCGTCCATGCTGAACACGGAATCGGTGACAACCAACTTGCGGCGCGCCGGCGCGCGCAGCGCGCGCGCCAACTCGTTGAGGTCGCGGTGGGCATAGACGATGACCCGCGCCCGCGACAAGCGGCAGCCGTCGACGATGCTGGCGTGATTGAGCTGATCACTGCATACCAGATCGCCGTCGCTCACCAGCGCCGCAATCACGCCGGTGTTGGCGTTGTACCCCGAGTTGAATAACAGCGCCGCTTCGGCACCCTTAAATGCCGCCAGGCGCTCCTCCAACTCGCGGTGCGCGCGCATCGAGCCGGAGATCAGCCGTGACGCCCCCGCCCCGAGCCCCTGCTCGCGGGCGGCCGCACACGCCGCCTCGATCAACGCCGGATGATTGGCCAAGCCGAGGTAGTTGTTCGAGCACAGCATCAGCACGCGCCGGTTGTCGAGTGTTACCCAGGCGTCCTGCGCCGAATCGATCCACCGTGGCGCCCGGCGCAAACCCGCTGCCACGCATTGCCCCAACTCGGCGGCAATCCAAGCCTCGGCCTTCATCGACCTCACGATTATGCGGGCGACGCCAGCGAGTCAATTCGCGCATAGCTATCGCGCCCGTCCGGAATCGGGGTCCACCATGAGCGATGACTCGTCCACGGCTTCGAAGTCGGAACCGCGAACGCCGGTCTGCAGGTTGTGCAGATCGTCGTCGTCCCAACGCGGGTCGGGAGCGCCGGAGAGGAACCATGACGACCCGTTGTCGGCAACGAACATGCCGTAAGTCTTCAGAGCGGTGAGGATCACCCGGTTGCTGGCGGAAAACCCCGAGATGTCGAAACCAGCTTTGAGCCGAAAACGTTGCCCCATCGGCGGGCGTGATGGATCGGTGGATGACGAGGCGAAGTGGCGCGCGGGCCAGAGATAGCTCTGCCGGGTGCGGGGCACGGTGAAGCGAAGCGCGTGCTTGATGACGCCGGCAGCCACTTCGTCATAACGCACTAGCCCGGGAAGAACCGGCAATCCCGCCGCGTCCGCCGAGGTCCATCCCGCCGGTCGCAGCGCATTCGAATTGAGATCGAACACCGCCCCCGAGCCCGCTTGCCAACTCCCATCCGGCTGCGGCCAGGAGTAGTACAACTCGTACAGGGTGCAGTTCCCGCTGTTGACCACCAGCACGTGACGGTCGCCGCTACTGTTGCTGCCGCCTTCGATCGGGGCGTTGGCCGGAACC
It includes:
- the bioD gene encoding dethiobiotin synthase, with the translated sequence MSARIINISGTDTGVGKTTVAAGLAAALSARGHRVGVLKPAETGCLPGADGQLVPADARRLAFFSDCRTSEATICPYRYAEPLAPRMAAERAGRPISIEAILSACDNLRAEHDVVLVEGAGGLLVPLCGGFTYADLCGRLDARLLVVVGNKLGAINHALLTMRYAQITGLTVAGYVVNALGPAADLAAATNLALLAELLGAPLGVVPWLGQISETAADRVRLASIFDACVDLSFVTAER
- the bioF gene encoding 8-amino-7-oxononanoate synthase, giving the protein MKAEAWIAAELGQCVAAGLRRAPRWIDSAQDAWVTLDNRRVLMLCSNNYLGLANHPALIEAACAAAREQGLGAGASRLISGSMRAHRELEERLAAFKGAEAALLFNSGYNANTGVIAALVSDGDLVCSDQLNHASIVDGCRLSRARVIVYAHRDLNELARALRAPARRKLVVTDSVFSMDGDIAPLREICDLAERYGAMVMADEAHATGVLGPHGAGVAELLGVSDRIGVQMGTLGKALGTFGAFVTGTRKLIDLLVNRARSFIYTTALPPPIVAAAAAALTLVETEPQRRQRALANAARLAAGLQQLGYRVPATGTPIVPVWIGDSGETMSRCEQLLAVGVFVQGIRPPTVPAGTARLRATTMATHQPADLDRALAAFARLGESRAAVPA
- the bioA gene encoding adenosylmethionine--8-amino-7-oxononanoate transaminase, yielding MTSARPTAGELERWDHAHLWHPFTQMQEWLAAPPLVIERAEGNYLIDIHGRRYLDGVSSLWCNVHGHRKPELDAALRAQVDRVAHSTMLGLSNVPAIELAQQLVGIAPAGLTRVFYSDSGATAVEIALKIAYQYRRLTGAPERDTFVSLTESYHGDTLGAVSVGYSETFHHHFRPLLFPCQRLNPPHVFRWHRQESPERALVLALAEAEDLFARCGKRIAALIIEPMMQGAAGMWAQPRGYIAGLRELTRRYGALLICDEVATGFGRTGRMFAVEHDRVSPDILCLGKGITGGYLPLAATLTTEEIFRAFLGSYAEHKQFFHGHTYTGNPLACAVAVENLQVFAREGVVARADLRSAQLSDLLDRQVAGLAHVGDIRQWGLMVGIELVREEARRIPYAAGERVGARVAERARRLGVILRPLADAIVLMPPLSITEDELVTLCGVVRQAIAEVTGEPLCGSLG